One window from the genome of Glycine soja cultivar W05 chromosome 12, ASM419377v2, whole genome shotgun sequence encodes:
- the LOC114379112 gene encoding calcium homeostasis endoplasmic reticulum protein-like, whose protein sequence is MERQGHDYATASAMAYAQQQRQAANMQQQQQFGFHPQHQQFPSSMHGSPFIPPGPGPAHPPMQQFPYHPALQQQQQPLPQLHPHAPPPPHLLLQQQQQQHQGPPAYPSHYPPPLVPSPFYDSAPAPPPVAPPSDPELHKRIDKLVEYAVKNGPDFEAMICEKQRDNPSYSFLFGGEGHGYYRYKLWLSTRPPGGPFNPSFPSSSMPMMLPPNPMMNLSPVNVSPMNPAGIGSSPSMLGPPPFQQFYDQQHHHQHPQSFGLPGRPEYDPSSKSFKGISGPLPSDVAMELSNVLNNLNGTKESIKGAKLWFMQRSPFAPALAEALRDRVFALDEVERQLHIIYLANDILFDSLNRRTSNSDLDNEALAFKPVLGSMLARIYHNPQSNEEYRKRMQQMVEFWSSKKVYDQETISLLKGEMIGGPQSTPFPGVSKDLSSASAESGSGILQTPNYVAQQWQTDRLGAGLSSLDQDRPDKLAASAQSLSIPLVAQQFLPSSASPGAFPGSMAIPSSVQPANQAPGAHLLPLPSSDTPEQLPPYPLFPPGLIPGMVRKMQIGSGVPYSPLSPLDIPTIIPPSTVPPSEILQRVSKFFKEIGEVNPSEGPMNSDSRDEDDEYDREYEREPPIRKGGACIPPPPTLQVDPETGTYADGSVERKPGSSGSGRLGLGATANPNEVSQYDDVYTSYRKHRSTNYHSSMSARAATR, encoded by the exons ATGGAGCGCCAGGGTCATGATTATGCAACTGCATCTGCTATGGCATATGCTCAGCAACAACGACAAGCTGCTAATATGCAACAACAGCAGCAGTTTGGATTTCATCCCCAGCATCAGCAGTTTCCTTCGTCAATGCACGGTTCTCCTTTTATCCCCCCAGGTCCTGGTCCTGCACACCCCCCTATGCAACAATTCCCTTATCATCCTGCCctgcagcagcagcaacagccACTTCCACAATTACACCCTCATGCCCCTCCCCCGCCTCATCTTCTActtcagcagcagcagcagcagcaccaAGGACCACCTGCATACCCTTCGCATTATCCTCCTCCTCTTGTTCCATCTCCGTTTTATGATTCTGCTCCTGCTCCGCCCCCGGTTGCTCCCCCTTCTGATCCCGAGCTGCACAAGAGAATTGACAAGCTTGTTGAGTATGCAGTGAAAAATGGCCCTGACTTTGAAGCTATGATATGTGAAAAACAACGGGATAATCCTTCCTATAGCTTCCTCTTTGGTGGGGAAGGTCATGGTTACTACCGTTATAAGCTTTGGTTATCAACTCGTCCCCCGGGTGGTCCATTCAACCCGTCTTTTCCATCATCTTCCATGCCCATGATGCTTCCtccaaatccaatgatgaatcTGTCTCCTGTAAATGTTTCTCCGATGAACCCTGCAGGAATTGGTTCTTCACCTTCGATGCTAGGTCCACCTCCTTTCCAACAGTTCTATGATCAACAACACCACCATCAACATCCTCAGTCTTTTGGACTTCCTGGTCGGCCTGAGTATGATCCGTCATccaagtctttcaaagggatCTCTGGGCCACTTCCATCTGATGTTGCAATGGAGCTCAGTAATGTCCTTAACAATCTGAATGGTACAAAAGAATCCATCAAAGGTGCAAAACTTTGGTTCATGCAGAGATCTCCATTTGCACCAGCCCTAGCAGAGGCTCTTAGAGATAGAGTCTTTGCATTGGATGAAGTTGAGAGACAGTTACACATAATATACCTCGCCAATGACATACTTTTTGACAG CTTAAATCGAAGGACAAGCAATAGTGACCTTGACAATGAAGCTCTTGCCTTTAAACCTGTTTTAGGCTCCATGCTTGCAAGAATTTATCATAATCCACAAAGCAATGAGGAATACAGGAAAAGAATGCAGCAAATGGTGGAATTCTGGTCTTCTAAAAAGGTATACGATCAAGAGACTATATCTTTACTGAAGGGTGAGATGATTGGTGGGCCACAATCAACTCCTTTTCCCGGGGTTTCAAAGGATTTATCTTCTGCTTCAGCAGAGTCAGGTTCAG GAATACTGCAGACACCTAACTATGTTGCCCAGCAGTGGCAAACTGATAGGTTAGGCGCTGGTTTAAGTTCCTTGGATCAAGATCGTCCTGATAAACTTGCAGCTTCAGCACAGTCACTATCAATTCCCCTAGTAGCTCAGCAGTTTCTTCCAAGTTCTGCTTCTCCTGGTGCCTTTCCTGGGTCCATGGCTATACCATCTTCTGTTCAACCAGCTAACCAAGCTCCTGGTGCTCATTTATTGCCCCTTCCTTCATCTGACACCCCTGAACAGTTGCCACCATATCCATTATTCCCACCTGGCCTCATTCCTGGAATGGTTAGAAAGATGCAGATTGGTAGCGGAGTCCCATATTCTCCTTTGAGCCCTTTGGATATTCCAACTATAATACCACCATCGACTGTACCGCCATCAGAAATTCTTCAAAGAGTGtcaaaattttttaaagaaattggaGAGGTAAATCCTTCTGAGGGCCCTATGAATTCCGATTCaagagatgaagatgatgaataTGATAGAGAATATGAGAGGGAGCCTCCAATACGAAAGGGAGGTGCTTGTATACCTCCACCCCCAACCTTGCAGGTTGATCCAGAGACGGGAACCTATGCTGATGGAAGTGTAGAACGGAAACCAGGATCCAGTGGCTCGGGAAGATTGGGGCTTGGGGCCACAGCTAATCCCAATGAGGTGAGTCAGTATGATGATGTATATACATCTTACAGGAAGCACAGAAGCACCAATTACCATTCATCAATGAGTGCTAGAGCCGCCACAAGATGA